The proteins below come from a single Rhodococcus sp. WMMA185 genomic window:
- a CDS encoding LLM class flavin-dependent oxidoreductase yields MGSQLHFNAFLFGCGHHGASWRHPESSVDRLGDITYYEELAQIAERGCLDAVFFADGHSVRNPASGSWWFLEPLTALSAMARATERVGLVSTVSTTFYTPFHAARMLASLDHISRGRVGWNVVTSMFDAEARNHGLEEMPPHDERYARAAEFVDVALALWDSWEPDALVLDRGGMFADPAKVNPIHHRGSHFLVDGPLTVPHSPQGRPVLFQAGASDQGRDLAARYAEGIYAVAYDLPAAQSYYDDVKKRVRQAGRNSDEVVVMPGLVTYVGSTTEEARRKKAELDALLPTSQSLAQLSMFVEQDCSDWELDAPVPPVPPLAQFTGPHGRYETILRIIEKDRPTVRALLGTLAAGGGHCTMIGTPESIADEIELWFRRGGADGFNLMPPLYPSGLADFVDEVIPVLQKRKLFRSRYETNTLRDHLRGPGE; encoded by the coding sequence ATGGGAAGTCAACTGCACTTCAACGCGTTCTTGTTCGGGTGCGGCCACCACGGAGCGTCCTGGCGGCACCCGGAATCGTCGGTTGACCGACTCGGCGACATCACCTACTACGAGGAACTGGCGCAGATCGCCGAACGCGGTTGCCTTGACGCGGTCTTTTTTGCCGACGGCCACTCGGTGCGCAACCCCGCCTCCGGCTCGTGGTGGTTCCTCGAGCCGCTCACCGCGCTGTCGGCGATGGCACGCGCCACCGAGCGGGTCGGGCTGGTGAGCACGGTGTCCACCACGTTTTACACGCCGTTCCACGCCGCCCGGATGCTGGCCTCGCTCGACCACATCAGCAGGGGCCGCGTCGGCTGGAACGTCGTGACGTCGATGTTCGACGCCGAGGCACGCAACCACGGCCTCGAGGAGATGCCCCCGCACGATGAGCGCTATGCGCGTGCCGCAGAATTCGTCGACGTCGCGCTGGCCCTGTGGGATTCGTGGGAACCGGACGCACTCGTCCTGGACCGTGGAGGGATGTTCGCGGATCCGGCCAAGGTGAATCCGATCCACCATCGGGGGAGCCATTTTCTGGTCGACGGACCGCTGACCGTGCCGCACTCGCCGCAGGGCCGCCCCGTGCTGTTCCAGGCGGGCGCGTCCGATCAGGGGCGCGACCTTGCCGCTCGGTATGCGGAGGGCATCTACGCCGTCGCTTACGATCTCCCGGCCGCACAGAGCTACTACGACGACGTCAAGAAGCGCGTTCGGCAGGCGGGCCGCAACTCGGACGAGGTCGTCGTGATGCCCGGATTGGTCACCTACGTGGGATCGACCACCGAGGAGGCCAGGCGCAAGAAGGCGGAACTCGACGCGCTGCTGCCCACCTCGCAGTCGCTGGCGCAGTTGTCGATGTTCGTCGAGCAAGACTGCAGTGACTGGGAACTGGATGCGCCGGTTCCGCCGGTGCCGCCGTTGGCTCAATTCACGGGACCGCACGGCCGGTACGAGACGATCCTGCGGATTATCGAGAAGGACCGACCCACCGTGCGCGCACTGCTGGGCACGCTGGCGGCCGGCGGCGGTCACTGCACGATGATCGGCACTCCGGAGTCGATTGCCGACGAGATAGAACTGTGGTTCCGCCGCGGCGGAGCCGACGGCTTCAACCTGATGCCTCCGCTGTATCCGAGCGGCTTGGCCGACTTCGTCGACGAAGTGATCCCAGTCCTACAGAAGCGGAAACTGTTCCGCTCCCGGTATGAGACGAATACGCTGCGTGACCATCTGCGAGGACCCGGGGAGTGA
- a CDS encoding DIP1984 family protein, with amino-acid sequence MKLAEALAERGDLTRRVEQLQSRILTNARHQEGESPAEDAASLLLELEEALDRTEVLVRRINRTNAAAPLGDASITDALARRDVLRIRHRVVSAAADAASGREQDRYGRQLRSELVFVAALPVRDLRRTADDLAGQIREIDMQVQKANWEVELLD; translated from the coding sequence ATGAAGTTGGCTGAGGCACTGGCTGAGCGGGGCGATCTGACGCGACGCGTGGAGCAACTTCAGTCACGCATTCTGACGAATGCACGACATCAGGAGGGTGAGTCGCCCGCCGAGGACGCTGCATCGCTGCTCCTCGAACTCGAGGAGGCCCTGGACCGGACGGAGGTTCTCGTCCGAAGGATCAATCGGACGAACGCCGCTGCGCCACTGGGTGATGCGAGTATCACGGATGCGCTGGCCCGGCGGGACGTGCTACGAATTCGGCATCGAGTGGTGTCCGCAGCGGCGGATGCTGCCTCCGGGCGTGAGCAGGATCGATATGGTAGACAGCTTCGGTCCGAACTCGTCTTCGTCGCGGCGTTGCCCGTCCGGGATCTGCGGCGGACGGCAGACGATCTCGCAGGGCAGATCCGCGAGATCGATATGCAAGTGCAGAAGGCGAATTGGGAAGTCGAGTTGCTCGACTGA
- a CDS encoding CaiB/BaiF CoA transferase family protein, which produces MDSADTIAPLDGVRVLELGNYIAAPTAGRILADFGAEVIKVERPRTGDELRNWRLYSGDTSMLYRTINRNKKSIVLDLRTEEGRRLVLDLAAECDVLLENFRPGTLEKWGIGPDALAEVNPELVITRVSAFGQTGPMSQRPGFAAVAEAAGGFRELVGDPDRPPVRVGVSIGDSIAGLYAAFGAVMALFQREAAKVAEVAGPPLPHRIIDVALNESILSMMESLIPDYLAYGIKRERVGGRMEGIAPSNAYTCKDGNSIIIAGNGDAIFARYMDTIGRPDLGADPELSTNAGRWARRDELDAAIGEWTARHSRDEALKILDDAEVPSGPISTAADICNDEQYAARNMIQRFTVDTGEARPKQVGFPGIVPVIGGQSLPIRNVGPDLGEHTREVLETVLGKTPDQIDAIIGRTEGGTA; this is translated from the coding sequence ATGGATTCCGCCGACACCATTGCCCCCCTCGACGGGGTGCGGGTACTCGAACTGGGTAACTACATCGCCGCGCCGACCGCGGGGCGCATTCTCGCCGATTTCGGCGCCGAGGTCATCAAGGTCGAGCGCCCGAGGACCGGTGACGAACTACGCAACTGGCGCCTCTATTCGGGCGACACTTCGATGCTGTATCGCACGATCAATCGCAACAAGAAATCGATCGTCCTGGACCTGCGCACCGAGGAGGGCCGCCGACTCGTCCTCGACCTTGCCGCCGAGTGCGACGTTCTGCTCGAGAACTTCCGGCCCGGCACCCTCGAGAAATGGGGTATCGGACCGGACGCGCTCGCGGAAGTCAACCCCGAACTGGTGATCACCCGAGTCTCCGCGTTCGGGCAGACAGGCCCGATGTCGCAGCGACCCGGATTCGCAGCAGTTGCCGAGGCCGCGGGTGGGTTCCGTGAACTCGTGGGCGACCCCGACCGTCCCCCGGTGCGAGTGGGTGTGTCCATCGGCGACTCCATTGCCGGGCTTTACGCGGCCTTCGGTGCCGTTATGGCACTGTTCCAGCGGGAAGCGGCGAAGGTTGCCGAAGTGGCGGGCCCGCCACTGCCACATCGGATTATCGACGTCGCCCTCAACGAATCGATCCTGTCGATGATGGAATCACTCATCCCCGACTATCTCGCCTACGGCATCAAACGCGAACGCGTCGGCGGACGCATGGAGGGCATCGCCCCGTCCAATGCCTATACCTGCAAAGACGGCAACAGCATCATCATTGCCGGCAACGGTGACGCCATCTTCGCGCGCTATATGGACACCATCGGCCGTCCCGACCTCGGCGCCGATCCGGAGCTGTCGACCAACGCGGGCCGGTGGGCCCGCCGCGACGAACTCGACGCCGCGATCGGCGAGTGGACAGCCCGGCACTCCCGCGACGAAGCGCTGAAGATCCTCGACGACGCGGAGGTGCCGTCCGGCCCGATCAGCACCGCCGCCGACATCTGCAACGACGAGCAGTACGCGGCCCGGAACATGATCCAGCGCTTCACCGTCGATACCGGCGAAGCCCGGCCGAAGCAGGTCGGATTTCCCGGGATCGTCCCGGTGATAGGAGGCCAATCGCTGCCCATCCGCAATGTCGGGCCCGACCTCGGCGAGCACACCCGGGAAGTCCTCGAAACAGTGCTCGGCAAGACCCCGGATCAGATCGACGCCATCATCGGCCGCACCGAAGGCGGGACGGCATGA
- a CDS encoding hydroxymethylglutaryl-CoA lyase — MTLTFESRALLRDVTLRDGLQLTGKMLPTGRKLEIARRLLELGVPALEVGSMARPDLVPPMANTVEVITELTPDELDHCWVWVATPRHVEKAAAAGAKHFQYCFSASDSHNQANIGRSTEDSLAAMPAAIELAQEIGGSIQLCIATSFTCPFEGRVPLRRVIDIANDPRAHGAVDIVICDTLGQAIPAEVSSLVSRVRWETPHRSIVFHGHDTWGLGVANNLAAIAAGAMTVDGALGGLGGCPFAPGASGNTSSEDLLFATRPDWLTPDTFRSVVELSEATLAELGEENHSKAAQGARSKANTFEWVIDE; from the coding sequence ATGACTCTCACCTTCGAATCACGTGCGCTTCTGCGCGATGTCACCCTCCGCGACGGCCTGCAGTTGACCGGCAAGATGCTGCCGACCGGCCGCAAACTCGAGATCGCGCGGCGTCTTCTCGAACTCGGCGTTCCCGCCCTGGAAGTGGGATCGATGGCCCGCCCCGACCTCGTCCCGCCGATGGCCAACACTGTCGAGGTGATCACCGAACTCACACCGGACGAACTCGACCACTGCTGGGTATGGGTTGCCACTCCACGGCACGTCGAGAAGGCTGCCGCAGCCGGTGCCAAGCATTTTCAGTACTGCTTCTCCGCATCGGATTCGCACAACCAGGCCAACATCGGACGGTCCACCGAGGACAGCCTCGCCGCGATGCCCGCCGCGATCGAACTCGCGCAAGAGATCGGCGGCAGCATTCAACTGTGCATCGCGACCTCCTTCACGTGCCCGTTCGAGGGCCGAGTCCCGCTGCGGCGAGTGATCGACATCGCCAACGATCCGCGCGCGCACGGCGCCGTCGACATCGTCATTTGTGACACGCTCGGCCAGGCGATCCCCGCAGAGGTGAGCTCACTGGTGTCCCGTGTGCGATGGGAAACTCCTCATCGCAGCATCGTCTTTCACGGCCACGACACCTGGGGACTCGGTGTGGCAAACAACCTGGCCGCCATCGCGGCCGGCGCGATGACCGTCGACGGCGCTCTCGGAGGGCTCGGCGGCTGCCCGTTCGCCCCCGGGGCCAGCGGCAACACGTCGAGCGAAGACCTGCTCTTCGCCACCCGTCCCGACTGGCTCACCCCGGACACGTTCCGGTCTGTGGTGGAACTGTCCGAGGCGACACTCGCAGAACTGGGCGAGGAAAACCACTCGAAGGCCGCCCAGGGTGCCCGATCGAAGGCCAACACCTTCGAGTGGGTCATCGACGAATGA
- a CDS encoding organic hydroperoxide resistance protein produces the protein MNVLYTAEALATGEGRNGHARTSDGRLDLNLAIPAEMGGSGDGTNPEQLFAAGYAACFHSALQLIARQVKADVTDSAVGARVGIGPIDGGGFGLAVTLEVSLPHLPRQEALDLTEKAHQVCPYSNATRGNIDVTLEVSED, from the coding sequence ATGAACGTCCTCTACACCGCAGAAGCCCTCGCGACCGGAGAAGGCCGCAACGGCCACGCCCGCACATCGGACGGACGGCTCGACCTGAACCTCGCCATTCCCGCCGAAATGGGGGGATCGGGAGACGGGACCAACCCGGAGCAGTTGTTCGCAGCCGGATACGCGGCTTGCTTCCACTCGGCACTGCAGTTGATCGCCCGCCAAGTCAAGGCCGATGTCACCGACTCGGCTGTCGGCGCCCGCGTCGGGATCGGCCCGATCGACGGTGGCGGATTCGGCCTCGCCGTCACCCTCGAGGTTTCACTGCCGCACCTGCCGCGCCAGGAAGCGCTCGACCTGACCGAGAAGGCGCACCAGGTCTGCCCGTACTCCAACGCCACCCGCGGCAACATCGACGTCACCCTCGAGGTCTCCGAAGACTAG
- a CDS encoding 3-oxoacyl-ACP reductase — protein sequence MQLDKQVVLVTGGGRGLGASIVRSFARQGARVIVNYRNSRDAAAELVSSLGARNAIALQADVTEAGQVGGLFAAAEEHFGSPVTTVINNALADFSFNGDARDKPDTIAWEAFDTQFRGSVQAALNTTQAALPGMRSLGFGRIVNVGTNLFQNPVVPYHDYTAAKAAVLSLTRTLAADLGPDGITVNMVSGGLLRTTDASAATPDEVFDLIASSTPLRSVTTPDEFADAVLFFASPWSRAVTGQNLVVDGGLVKD from the coding sequence ATGCAGCTCGACAAGCAAGTCGTCCTGGTGACCGGTGGGGGTCGGGGCCTCGGCGCCTCGATCGTGCGGTCGTTCGCGCGGCAGGGTGCGCGCGTGATCGTCAACTACCGCAACAGTCGGGACGCGGCCGCAGAACTCGTGTCGTCCCTCGGCGCACGCAACGCAATCGCCTTGCAGGCCGACGTCACCGAGGCGGGGCAGGTGGGTGGCCTGTTTGCCGCGGCCGAGGAACATTTCGGGTCGCCGGTGACCACGGTGATCAACAACGCTCTCGCCGATTTCTCCTTCAACGGCGACGCCCGCGACAAGCCGGACACCATCGCGTGGGAGGCGTTCGACACCCAGTTTCGGGGAAGCGTCCAGGCGGCGCTGAACACGACCCAAGCCGCGCTGCCGGGCATGCGCTCGCTCGGGTTCGGCCGGATCGTGAACGTCGGAACCAACCTGTTCCAGAACCCGGTCGTTCCGTATCACGATTACACGGCGGCCAAGGCGGCGGTGTTGTCGTTGACTCGCACACTCGCTGCCGACCTCGGTCCCGATGGCATCACCGTGAACATGGTGTCAGGTGGCCTGTTGCGGACCACGGACGCGAGCGCTGCTACGCCGGACGAGGTATTCGATCTGATCGCCTCCAGCACACCGCTCCGAAGCGTCACTACTCCGGACGAATTCGCTGATGCGGTCCTGTTCTTCGCTTCCCCGTGGTCACGCGCGGTGACCGGCCAGAACCTCGTCGTCGACGGCGGCCTGGTCAAGGACTGA
- a CDS encoding oxidoreductase, translating into MTKWTDSDIADQDGRTFVVTGANSGLGAVAARALGRAGAHVVLACRNTGKGEAVARSIGDNAEVRRLDLSDLKSVREFAAGIDSLDVLVNNAGVMAVPKGRTADGFEMQIGTNHLGHFALTGLLLDKITDRVATMSSTAHQIGTIDLEDLNWESRRYSRWAAYGQSKLANLLFTYELQRRLNAAGSPLKAVAAHPGYASTNLQSHTESILDKVMGIGNAIVAQSAEMGALPMLYAAAAPEVFGGSYIGPDGPFEQRGYPKVVGSSKKSQDERTAAALWSLSEDLTGVEYKFT; encoded by the coding sequence ATGACCAAATGGACAGATTCCGACATCGCCGATCAGGATGGCCGCACGTTCGTCGTCACCGGCGCCAATAGTGGTTTGGGCGCGGTGGCAGCGCGAGCTCTGGGTAGGGCCGGAGCGCACGTTGTGCTGGCTTGCCGCAACACCGGGAAGGGGGAAGCGGTTGCGCGATCGATCGGGGACAACGCGGAAGTCCGCCGCCTCGATCTGTCGGATCTGAAGTCCGTACGCGAGTTCGCCGCCGGAATCGACTCCCTTGACGTGCTGGTGAACAACGCCGGCGTGATGGCAGTGCCGAAGGGCAGGACTGCCGATGGATTCGAAATGCAGATCGGCACAAATCATCTGGGGCATTTCGCACTGACCGGACTACTCCTGGACAAGATCACCGATCGCGTTGCCACGATGTCGAGCACGGCGCATCAGATCGGCACCATCGATCTGGAAGATCTCAACTGGGAATCCCGCAGGTACAGCCGATGGGCGGCATACGGGCAGTCGAAGCTCGCGAACCTTCTGTTCACCTACGAGTTGCAGCGTCGACTGAATGCGGCCGGTTCGCCGCTCAAGGCGGTGGCCGCACATCCGGGTTACGCGTCGACGAATCTGCAGTCGCACACCGAGTCGATTCTCGACAAGGTGATGGGGATCGGCAACGCGATCGTCGCGCAGTCGGCGGAGATGGGGGCATTGCCGATGCTCTATGCGGCCGCGGCCCCTGAAGTGTTCGGTGGCAGCTACATCGGGCCGGACGGACCGTTCGAGCAACGCGGATACCCGAAGGTGGTCGGTTCCAGCAAGAAGTCGCAGGACGAGCGAACCGCAGCTGCCCTGTGGTCGCTGTCGGAAGACTTGACGGGCGTCGAGTACAAGTTCACCTGA
- a CDS encoding MarR family winged helix-turn-helix transcriptional regulator, with translation MTNALELDRQVCFALYSASRAMTATYRPLLEKLGVTYPQYLVLLALWEHDGRGVSELCDALALDTGTLSPLLKRLEVLGLLERRRSPADERRVSIHLTESGAALREEAIGIPAELTRSTGMDVDELAALRDTLTRLTESLHRHSTTTPTRKK, from the coding sequence GTGACCAACGCTCTCGAGCTCGACCGGCAAGTGTGCTTCGCGCTGTACTCGGCTTCCAGGGCGATGACGGCCACCTACCGGCCGCTGCTGGAAAAGCTTGGCGTGACCTACCCGCAGTACTTGGTGTTGCTAGCACTCTGGGAGCACGATGGACGCGGCGTGAGCGAACTGTGCGACGCCCTCGCTCTCGACACCGGCACACTGTCGCCGCTACTCAAGCGACTTGAAGTTCTGGGCCTGCTCGAACGCCGACGTTCACCGGCCGACGAACGTCGGGTCAGCATCCACCTGACCGAATCGGGCGCCGCGCTCCGCGAGGAGGCCATTGGTATTCCGGCAGAACTGACCCGCTCGACGGGTATGGACGTCGACGAGCTAGCAGCCCTGCGCGACACCCTGACCCGCCTCACCGAATCGCTTCACCGTCATAGCACTACCACCCCCACGAGAAAGAAGTAG
- a CDS encoding ATP-dependent Clp protease ATP-binding subunit has translation MPAFFGPQGPGRIDISRLMSRSTQELMAGAARFAAGRGDTDLDALHVLRVMAEQDPAKSLMERAGADPSSVSDEVERRLPRSGNSSGFAVPTIGGTLQAALLEAHQLARALGSGYIAPEHLFLALAADQDQAAGKLLASEGITAESLQRAVQGGSGEEGTDSKTPTLDKYGFDLTERARSGGVDPVIGRADEIEQTIEILSRRTKNNPVLVGEAGVGKTAIVEGLAQRIVDGDVPDRLTGKRIVQLDLSSMVSGTRYRGDFEERLNKVIDEISAHSDELIVFIDEVHSIAGAGGGAEGAMDAGNILKPKLARGELHIVGATTLDEYRTHIEKDPALERRFQPVTVAEPTTGDAIAILSGLRDRYEEHHGVRYSDEAISAAVELSARYIGDRFLPDKAIDLIDQAGARLRLQTPSVDVEALQKKVAELEQAKGQAVADEQYEKASGLRDEIAGVQARIDGRADVPDSTPEVTAEQIAEVVSRATGIPASQMTEEEKERLRRLEDELHRRVVGQDDAVKAIARAVRRSRTGMNDPDRPVGSFLFLGPTGVGKTELAKALAATLFGDESKMLRLDMSEFGERHTVSRLVGAPPGYVGYGEAGQLTEQVRRNPYSVILLDEIEKAHPDVFNTLLQVLDDGRLTDGQGRTVDFNNTVLIMTSNLGSDIISSKSGALGFTTGDAEASEKPLRDRVMGRLRESMRPEFLNRIDEIVIFRKLDAEQLHRITDLLLDDSRKRLQSKGIEISFSDAAVSWIAEHGHQPEFGARPLRRSIQRAVDDRIADLLLDDLLGEGGRVAVGVSDDELDLVVG, from the coding sequence ATGCCAGCATTCTTCGGGCCACAGGGCCCCGGGCGCATCGACATCAGCCGTCTCATGAGCCGGTCCACCCAGGAGCTCATGGCGGGTGCGGCCCGCTTCGCCGCTGGCCGCGGCGACACGGACCTCGACGCCCTGCACGTTCTGCGGGTTATGGCGGAACAGGACCCGGCCAAGTCTCTGATGGAGCGGGCCGGAGCCGACCCCTCGTCCGTTTCGGACGAGGTCGAACGGCGTCTTCCTCGAAGCGGGAACTCGTCGGGCTTCGCTGTGCCGACGATCGGCGGCACGCTTCAGGCGGCTCTGCTCGAGGCGCACCAACTAGCGCGTGCCCTCGGGTCCGGCTACATCGCACCCGAGCATCTCTTCCTGGCACTCGCCGCCGATCAAGACCAAGCGGCGGGGAAGTTGCTGGCATCCGAGGGCATCACCGCGGAGAGTTTGCAGAGGGCCGTGCAGGGTGGATCCGGCGAAGAAGGCACCGACAGCAAGACCCCGACACTCGACAAATACGGCTTCGATCTCACTGAACGGGCGCGCAGTGGCGGCGTCGACCCGGTCATCGGCCGGGCGGACGAGATCGAACAGACCATCGAGATCCTGTCACGCCGCACGAAGAACAACCCCGTTCTGGTGGGCGAGGCCGGAGTCGGCAAGACCGCGATCGTCGAGGGTTTGGCGCAGCGCATCGTCGACGGCGACGTTCCCGATCGGCTGACGGGCAAGCGCATCGTGCAGCTCGACCTGTCGAGCATGGTGTCGGGCACTCGATACCGCGGCGACTTCGAGGAGCGCCTGAACAAGGTGATCGACGAGATCTCCGCCCACTCGGACGAGTTGATCGTCTTCATCGACGAGGTCCATTCGATCGCGGGCGCCGGAGGCGGCGCCGAGGGCGCGATGGATGCGGGCAACATTCTCAAGCCGAAGCTGGCCCGTGGCGAGCTACACATCGTGGGCGCCACCACGCTCGACGAGTACCGCACCCACATCGAGAAGGACCCGGCGCTCGAACGTCGATTCCAGCCGGTGACGGTCGCGGAACCTACCACCGGGGACGCCATAGCGATCCTGTCCGGTCTGCGAGACAGGTACGAGGAGCATCACGGCGTTCGGTACAGCGACGAGGCAATCTCTGCCGCCGTCGAGTTGTCGGCCCGCTACATCGGCGACCGCTTCCTGCCGGACAAGGCGATCGACCTGATCGATCAGGCCGGCGCCCGGCTGCGGTTGCAGACACCGAGTGTGGACGTCGAAGCCCTGCAGAAGAAGGTGGCCGAACTCGAGCAGGCCAAGGGTCAGGCCGTCGCCGACGAGCAATACGAGAAGGCGTCGGGACTGCGCGACGAGATCGCGGGCGTCCAGGCGCGGATCGACGGCAGGGCCGACGTACCCGACAGCACGCCGGAGGTGACCGCAGAGCAGATTGCCGAGGTCGTGTCGCGGGCCACCGGAATTCCGGCCAGCCAGATGACCGAGGAGGAGAAGGAACGCCTGCGTCGCCTCGAGGACGAGCTGCATCGTCGCGTCGTCGGTCAGGACGACGCCGTGAAGGCGATTGCCCGGGCGGTTCGTCGCAGCCGCACCGGCATGAACGATCCGGACCGTCCCGTCGGGAGCTTCCTGTTCCTCGGGCCGACCGGTGTCGGAAAGACCGAACTCGCGAAGGCTTTGGCCGCCACACTGTTCGGCGACGAGAGCAAGATGCTGCGGCTGGACATGAGCGAGTTCGGCGAGCGGCACACCGTCAGCCGGCTCGTCGGGGCTCCCCCCGGCTACGTCGGATACGGGGAGGCTGGACAGCTCACCGAACAGGTGCGGCGGAACCCGTACTCGGTGATCCTGCTCGACGAGATCGAGAAGGCGCACCCGGACGTGTTCAATACGCTGTTGCAGGTGCTCGACGACGGTCGGCTCACCGACGGTCAGGGGCGGACGGTGGACTTCAACAACACCGTTCTGATCATGACCAGCAACCTCGGGTCCGACATCATCTCGAGCAAGTCCGGGGCACTGGGCTTCACCACGGGTGACGCCGAGGCTTCCGAGAAGCCGCTACGGGACCGGGTGATGGGTCGGCTGCGCGAGTCGATGCGGCCGGAGTTCCTCAACCGCATCGACGAGATCGTGATCTTCCGCAAGCTCGACGCCGAGCAGTTGCACCGGATCACTGATCTGCTGTTGGACGACAGCCGGAAGAGGCTGCAGTCCAAGGGCATCGAGATCTCGTTCAGCGACGCTGCCGTCAGCTGGATTGCCGAGCACGGGCACCAACCCGAATTCGGGGCCCGGCCCTTGCGCCGTTCGATCCAACGGGCCGTCGACGATCGGATCGCCGATCTACTGCTCGACGATCTCCTGGGGGAAGGCGGCCGCGTCGCGGTCGGAGTGTCCGACGACGAGCTCGACCTCGTGGTCGGCTGA